The following are encoded in a window of Thamnophis elegans isolate rThaEle1 chromosome 14, rThaEle1.pri, whole genome shotgun sequence genomic DNA:
- the GTF3C1 gene encoding general transcription factor 3C polypeptide 1 isoform X1: MEALWVALDEVALEGLDGVTPGALWDRLAGRVPPFPLPLEPGARQLLWATLAAQAELRFHLLPQPRPPLHLFDRYEEIDLETGILETKRDPVPLSDIYPVHMILDEGVQGSCQYLKERLDITDMIRTKDMQPCCTYVEAYENWGERLVIVASQVLRHRALIGWEGDPDLKLPDFSYCILERLGRARWQGELQKDLSVAFKVDAGKLHYHRKVLIQNGLISMQSHVIRLPSGIQQHSILLLLSRFHIDRRSKYDILMEKLSGMLSSRPGQMETLGNIKEELGVCEKTFKRLYQYMLNANLGKMVSVPLRDMCSDGRPLKTKKGTQVMVRCLKLVKEYQKKVADFHDDDEEEMIAKTVQPVDVVYEKDMLAQAYELIESWGTKGISQAELRAAMNVGKLEARMLCRLLERYKVIKGFMEDEGRQRTTKYIARMYAEQSDLSQQFEREKARSEKLAQASMAFAHDDPLPGERLPLAEEEEEEEEEEEERQAVLLELEKEEKDRARRKKGSAQALPGLDFKGGRGQSARRRAAKKKRSSLLPLEYLEGRDSALDWLRSEASRSSCARFKAVSGDAAVVEEVLPGTLKKSCDEKRREKSSQAPPGERSHETYRLLKRRNLIIEAVRNLRLIESLFVLQKMIMDQEKQEGVATRCCKKSIVRLVQKLSQEGLLRLFRTTVIQDGISRKVEFVVDPSVTPGDPLVKSAIEQVRFRISNSSSVNRVKVQQAPMSPDPKGQEESGAETPLKERKDCTFSCQSDIAGEKMCIAKFNYHPVTVPGLGRSLGFLPKMPRLKMTHLFLWHLIYGHPASSQRRRPGCDLLGEDTGGASSGSPLDAADDKGSLQSPEVPAQEGDLELGEQKVYVDEASWKRHVPPLPVHREFGHGWALVSDLLLCLPLSIFVQIVQVSYKVENLEDYLMDSLRKHTLIRNLPRSVRQQLVYKRRYIFSVMESLQRLCYMGLLQFGPTEKFQEKDQVFVYLKKKAVIVDTTICEPHYNLAKSSRPFDKRRYTLGTLQDVENFWFDLQCVCLNTPLGIIRQPRAKRSGAPAGEAEALSDVALEQESAAHKHNLERKCAMLVYTTGCREVEDEGSVPGDGLGAGGLDSSFYSHLKRNWIWTSYIINKTRKENAVSEAGHMVRLQTFLPKRSLPFGPAGAPSALWKESLFTSEPALQREDLAVEKEANLNRSQRVRGGKSQKRKRLKKDPVRKAKKRRRKRDETPEAKDRKPRYHDEVDRRALQRMTRLRVMWTVQEDSLLMLCRIASNILNAKVKGPFVPWQVVRDIMHSSFEESLDKTSHSVGRRARYIVKNPQTYLNYKVCLAEVYQDKALIEDFMNRKSDYQDAKVCAEEFKDFVERLKEKFSSTLGIPRAAIPDTLQDLFIRFRVLAIGNESSCGRKEDELCSVADIHFLVLQNLIQSTLALSNNQMKSFQSFQTFRLYRDYQDDILVKAFLDCQKRSLVNRRRGNHSLGPKKSRALPFVPMSYQLSQSYYRVFTWRFPSTLCSESYQFLLKLKEAGKEDAVSSFSFKEQDSLPGAEMVTFPLDGPGGYCSALLALFSLGLVSVDVAIPEQIVVVDSTMVENEVIKSLGKDGLEEEEDEEEEEEEEEDVEENQANKRQIEVKARQASRTNYLLMRGYCAPGIINTRNLSPTDNIVVDSCQVKVRLRATPAQNGLLAEDPPDLENMPVGASCLPSSFTKCLRVPEEGDPKLQLLDHYNHSPGDAAAALEIFSAIEATSHFGVDQVNLARQFQHYEEAVLGRSGFLQKYLQDLLDLEQVLEVGGKSTRLVAKRFASPWLLHSGGLKDVSQSLPGQEPRPKRDRAEQEGEAAACAAAAQEDEPGRKRPRGEEGGLPETRAFSSDSSSEGARTAMQKCRMGIPSCRQTAGALPGREALDGGMSSQEPQQDSSSCQENKEALSGCATGQPLQAETRRESICFVGRPWRIVDGSLNKPVCKGIMEGVLGHIMTKPGITEAALQHHYLGVLQPVALLEILQALESLGCIRKFHFQRPGAASLFSQPAREEVVPGGKLSDAPAAFYEPTLDCTLKMGRVFPYEVNWNKWGAAAGQ; encoded by the exons ATGGAAGCGCTGTGGGTTGCGCTGGACGAGGTGGCCCTGGAGGGGCTGGACGGCGTCACCCCCGGCGCGCTCTGGGACCGGCTGGCGGGCCGCGTGCCGCCCTTCCCGCTGCCCCTGGAGCCGGGCGCCCGGCAGCTGCTGTGGGCCACGCTGGCTGCGCAGGCCGAGCTCCGCTTCCATCTGCTGCCCCAGCCGCGCCCGCCGCTGCACCTCTTCGACCG ATATGAGGAAATCGATCTTGAGACGGGAATTCTGGAGACCAAGCGGGATCCCGTTCCGTTAAGCGACATTTACCCGGTACATATGATTTTGGACGAGGGCGTCCAGGGCTCCTGCCAGTATTTGAAAGAGAGGCTGGACATTACGGATATGATCAGGACGAAGGACATGCAGCCCTGTTGCACCTACGTGGAGGCTTATGAAAA TTGGGGAGAGAGGCTGGTTATTGTTGCCTCCCAGGTATTGCGCCACAGGGCACTAATCGGTTGGGAAGGGGATCCAGACTTAAAGCTTCCTGACTTCTCCTACTGCATTTTGGAGCGATTAGGACGAGCTCGTTGGCAAGGAGAGCTCCAAAAAGACCTCAGTGTGGCTTTTAA GGTGGATGCTGGAAAGCTTCACTATCATCGAAAAGTCCTGATTCAAAATGGGCTGATCTCAATGCAGTCCCACGTGATTAGATTGCCCTCGGGGATCCAACAGCACTCCATTCTTCTGCTTCTGAGCCGCTTTCACATTGACAG GAGGAGCAAATATGATATTCTTATGGAGAAGCTCTCTGGCATGCTGAGCAGCCGGCCAGGTCAGATGGAAACACTGGGCAACATAAAGGAGGAATTG GGTGTCTGTGAAAAAACCTTTAAGCGCCTCTATCAGTACATGCTGAACGCCAacttgggcaagatggtctctgtTCCGCTGCGGGACATGTGTTCTGACGGGAGGCCTTTGAAGACAAAGAAGG GAACTCAAGTCATGGTCCGTTGTTTAAAGCTGGTGAAGGAATATCAGAAGAAGGTGGCTGACTTCCACGATGATGACGAAGAAGAAATGATTGCCAAAACTGTGCAGCCGGTGGACGTTGTGTATGAAAAGGACATGCTGGCACAAGCGTATGAGCTGA TTGAAAGCTGGGGGACCAAAGGTATTTCTCAGGCAGAACTTCGAGCTGCGATGAACGTGGGAAAGCTGGAAGCCCGGATGCTGTGTCGCTTGTTGGAGAGATATAAAGTGATCAAG GGATTCATGGAGGACGAGGGCAGGCAACGGACAACCAAATACATTGCACGGATGTATGCAGAACAGAGCGACCTGAGCCAGCAGTTTGAACGGGAGAAGGCTCGGAGCGAGAAGCTGGCTCAGGCCAGCATGGCTTTTGCACACGATGACCCTTTGCCTGGAGAACGGCTCCCgctggcggaggaggaggaggaggaggaggaagaggaggaggaaaggcagGCAGTCCTCCTGGaactggagaaggaagagaaagacagagcAAGGCGGAAGAAGGGCAGTGCACAGGCCCTGCCCGGCCTTGATTTCAAAGGAGGACGTGGCCAGTCAGCAAGGAGGAGAG CAGCTAAGAAGAAGAGGTCGTCTCTGCTCCCTCTGGAATACTTGGAAGGCCGGGATTCCGCTCTGGACTGGCTCCGGTCGGAAGCCAGCCGCTCCAGCTGTGCCCGTTTCAAAGCTGTCTCTGGGGATGCAGCTGTGGTTGAAGAAGTCCTGCCTGGAACCCTCAAA AAGAGCTGTgatgaaaagagaagagagaagagctCCCAGGCCCCCCCAGGGGAGCGATCCCATGAGACCTACCGCCTGCTGAAACGCAGGAACCTCATCATCGAGGCAGTCCGAAACCTGCGCTTGATCGAGAGTTTGTTTGT GCTTCAGAAAATGATCATGGATCAGGAGAAGCAGGAAGGGGTGGCCACCAGGTGCTGCAAGAAATCCATTGTTCGCTTGGTCCAGAAGCTCTCCCAGGAGGGCCTCCTGCGCCTCTTCCGCACTACCGTTATCCAGGACGGCATCAGCCGCAAG GTGGAATTTGTGGTTGATCCATCTGTGACCCCAGGTGACCCATTGGTGAAAAGTGCCATCGAGCAAGTGCGTTTCCGAATCTCCAATTCAAGTTCTGTGAACAG GGTGAAAGTTCAGCAGGCCCCAATGTCTCCGGACCCAAAAGGGCAGGAGGAGTCTGGAGCTGAGACCCCCCTGAAGGAGAGGAAAGATTGTACTTTTTCTTGCCAAAGCGACATAGCTGGGGAGAAGATGTGCATTGCCAAATTCAACTACCATCCCGTGACAG TGCCAGGCCTTGGTCGCTCCCTGGGTTTCCTACCCAAAATGCCGCGCTTAAAGATGACTCACCTCTTCCTCTGGCACTTGATCTACGGGCATCCTGCCAGCTCGCAGAGGAGGAGACCTGGCTGTGACCTGTTAGGAGAAGACACGGGCGGTGCCTCCTCCGGCTCTCCACTTGATGCGGCAGATGACAAGGGGTCTCTGCAAAGCCCAGAGGTTCCTGCCCAAGAAGGAGATCTGGAGCTTGGGGAGCAGAAGG TGTATGTGGATGAGGCCTCCTGGAAGCGTCACGTCCCTCCTCTGCCAGTCCACCGGGAGTTTGGACACGGCTGGGCACTAGTTAGTGACCTCCTCCTCTGTCTGCCTTTGTCCATCTTTGTCCAGATAGTGCAAGTCAGCTATAAG GTAGAGAACCTGGAAGATTACCTGATGGACTCTCTGAGGAAACATACACTCATCAGGAACCTTCCCAGATCGGTTCGGCAGCAGCTCGTTTACAAGCG GAGGTATATCTTTTCAGTAATGGAAAGCCTACAGCGGTTGTGCTATATGGGATTGCTGCAGTTTGGCCCCACAGAGAAATTTCAAGAAAAAGATCAG GTGTTTGTGTACTTGAAGAAAAAAGCGGTGATTGTGGACACCACCATCTGTGAACCCCATTACAACCTGGCTAAAAGCAGCCGCCCCTTTGACAAGCGCCGTTACACCCTGGGTACTCTCCAGGATGTGGAGAACTTCTGGTTTGACCTGCAGTGCGTCTGCCTCAACACACCCCTCG GGATTATTCGCCAGCCCCGGGCGAAAAGGAGTGGCGCCCCAGCTGGGGAGGCCGAGGCGCTCTCAGACGTAGCCCTGGAGCAAGAATCAGCAGCCCACAAGCACAACCTGGAGCGCAAGTGTGCCATGCTGGTGTACACGAC AGGATGCCGAGAGGTGGAGGACGAGGGCTCCGTCCCGGGGGATGGGCTCGGGGCAGGCGGTCTGGACTCCAGCTTTTACAGCCACTTGAAACGCAACTGGATCTGGACAAGCTACATCATTAATAAGACTAGGAAG GAAAATGCCGTTTCTGAAGCTGGGCACATGGTCAGACTGCAGACCTTCCTGCCCAAGCGCTCCCTGCCATTTGGCCCTGCAG GTGCCCCCAGTGCTCTTTGGAAAGAGAGCCTGTTCACTTCGGAGCCTGCTCTGCAGAGAGAAGACCTGGCCGTTGAGAAAGAGGCCAACCTGAACAGGAGCCAGCGGGTGAGGGGGGGGAAGAGCCAGAAGAGGAAGCGGCTGAAGAAGGACCCGGTGAGGAAggcaaagaagaggaggagaaagagag ACGAAACTCCGGAGGCAAAGGACCGGAAGCCACGCTACCACGATGAGGTGGACCGGAGGGCTCTGCAGAGGATGACCCGCCTGCGTGTGATGTGGACCGTGCAGGAGGACAGCCTGCTGATGCTCTGCCGCATTGCAAGCAACATTCTGAATGCCAAG GTGAAGGGGCCCTTCGTCCCCTGGCAGGTGGTCCGAGACATCATGCACAGCAGCTTCGAGGAATCACTAGACAAGACTTCTCACTCCGTTGGGCGGAGGGCCCGCTACATCGTCAAAAACCCCCAGACCTACCTCAACTACAA AGtttgccttgctgaagtctaccAAGACAAAGCCCTGATCGAGGACTTCATGAACAGGAAGAGCGACTATCAGGACGCCAAG GTTTGTGCTGAAGAGTTCAAGGACTTTGTTGAGAGGCTGAAGGAGAAGTTCAGCTCCACGCTGGGGATTCCCAGGGCCGCCATTCCGGACACCTTGCAGGACCTTTTCATCAG GTTCCGGGTTCTGGCTATTGGAAATGAAAGTAGCTGTGGCAGAAAAGAAGATGAACTGTGCAG cGTGGCTGACATCCACTTTCTGGTGCTGCAGAACCTGATTCAAAGCACGCTGGCTCTCTCCAACAACCAGATGAAATCCTTCCAGTCCTTCCAG ACCTTCCGCCTCTACCGGGACTATCAGGACGATATCCTGGTGAAAGCTTTCTTGGATTGTCAGAAGAGGAGCTTGGTGAATCGCCGCCGGGGTAATCACAGCCTGGGCCCCAAGAAAAGTCGGGCACTGCCCTTCGTGCCCATGTCTTACCAACTCTCTCAGAGCTACTACAG AGTGTTCACCTGGCGCTTTCCCAGCACCCTTTGCAGTGAATCTTACCAGTTTCTCTTAAAGCTCAAAGAAGCCGGGAAAGAGGATGCCGTTTCCAGCTTTTCCTTTAAGGAGCAAGACAGCCTCCCTGGGGCCGAGATGGTGACGTTTCCTTTAGATGGGCCGGGAGGCtactgctctgctctgctggcccTCTTCTCTCTCGGCCTGGTTTCTGTAGACGTTGCAATCCCAGAGCAGATTGTCGTGGTTGACAGCACCATGGTGGAGAATGAAGTCATCAAGAG CCTAGGGAAAGAcgggctggaggaggaggaagacgaggaggaggaggaggaggaggaggaggatgtggaGGAGAATCAAGCCAACAAGCGCCAGATTGAGGTGAAGGCCCGGCAGGCTTCACGTACCAACTACCTGCTCATGAGAGGCTATTGTGCCCCAGGGATCATCAACACCCGGAATTTGAGTCCCACAGACAACATTGTGGTCGATTCCTGTCAGGTGAAAGTCAGGCTGAGAGCAACACCTGCCCAAAACGGCCTCTTGGCTGAAG ACCCACCCGACCTGGAGAACATGCCGGTTGGAGCCTCTTGCCTCCCCAGCTCCTTCACCAAATGTCTCAGGGTCCCAGAAGAGGGTGACCCGAAACTTCAGTTGCTGGATCATTACAATCACAGCCCTGGAGACGCTGCTGCGGCCCTTGAAATCTTCTCTGCTATAGAGGCCACTTCACACTTTGGGGTGGACCAGGTGAATCTTGCCAGGCAGTTCCAGCATTACGAAGAAGCCGTTCTTGGGCGCTCCGGCTTCTTGCAGAAATATCTTCAG GATCTCCTGGATTTGGAGCAGGTGTTGGAAGTAGGTGGGAAAAGTACTCGGCTGGTGGCAAAGAGATTTGCAAGTCCATGGCTGTTGCATTCTGGGGGCCTCAAGGACGTCAGCCAGAGTCTGCCAGGCCAAGAGCCGCGCCCAAAGAGGGACCGTGCTGAGCAGGAAGGAGAGGCCGCCGCCTGTGCCGCAGCGGCACAAGAAGACGAACCAGGCAGGAAAAGGccgagaggagaggagggggggcttCCAGAAACAAGGGCTTTCTCCTCAGACTCCTCCTCGGAGGGAGCCAGGACTGCCATGCAGAAGTGCAGGATGGGCATCCCCTCCTGTAGGCAAACAGCCGGGGCCCTCCCTGGCAGAGAAGCCTTGGATGGGGGAATGTCCAGCCAAGAGCCCCAGCAGGATTCCTCCTCATGCCAAGAGAATAAGGAAGCTCTCAGCG GATGTGCGACAGGACAGCCTCTTCAGGCTGAGACAAGACG GGAGAGCATCTGCTTTGTGGGGCGACCTTGGCGCATTGTGGACGGCAGTCTGAACAAACCGGTCTGCAAAGGGATCATGGAAGGGGTGCTCGGCCACATTATGACAAAACCTGGCATCACAGAAGCAGCCCTGCAGCACCACTACCTGGGTGTCCTGCAGCCCGTGGCTCTCCTGGAGATCCTACAG GCTCTGGAGTCTCTGGGCTGCATCCGGAAATTCCACTTCCAAAGGCCCGGCGCGGCCTCGCTCTTCTCCCAGCCTGCCCGAGAAGAAGTGGTCCCCGGCGGCAAGCTGAGCGACGCCCCGGCCGCCTTCTACGAGCCGACCCTGGACTGCACCCTGAAAATGGGCCGGGTCTTCCCCTACGAAGTAAACTGGAACAAGTGGGGCGCCGCTGCGGGCCAATAA